From Mycteria americana isolate JAX WOST 10 ecotype Jacksonville Zoo and Gardens unplaced genomic scaffold, USCA_MyAme_1.0 Scaffold_257, whole genome shotgun sequence, one genomic window encodes:
- the LOC142403417 gene encoding glutamate receptor ionotropic, NMDA 2D-like, which translates to MSPRVPAPASRMLFALALACASPFLEPRPEGSRRALNVAVILSGASYGPAGPRLPPAAFRNFSLEVNPVGVVLNDTNPRSLIVRLCDVLSSLRIHGVVFEDDTRSEAVAQILDFISAQTSVPIIGINGGSAIVLTPKEKGSTFLQLGSSTEQQLQVIFEVLEEYDWTAFAVVTTLFPGYEDFVDYVEVLTDSSFIGWEHRGVLTLNLTDDPEGTRLRRQLREVSAQIRLLYCSREEAEAIFRAAREAGLAGPGYIWFVVGTNLGGSDQLPEHLPAGLFAVLSAGWRDDLQHRVHNGVAIVAKGAEALLRDYGFIPEFNNDCRAPNVTQINDNLHRYFMNITWGQKDFSFNEDGYLVNPSLVVISLNKERSWEVVGSWEHRILRMKYPVWSRYGKFLQPVDDDQHLTVATLEERPFVIVENIDPATGTCIRDSVPCRKQLNRTAGPPAEPALFEKKCCKGFCIDILKRLARTVGFTYDLYLVTNGKHGKKIDGVWNGMVGEVFYRRADMAIGSLTINEERSEIIDFSVPFVETGISVMVSRSNGTVSPSAFLEPYSPAVWVMMFVMCLTVVAVTVFIFEYFSPVGYNRSLAAGQ; encoded by the exons ATGAGCCCCCGGGTCCCCGCCCCCGCCAGCAGGATGCTCTTCGCCCTGGCCTTGGCCTGCGCCAGCCCCTTCCTGGAGCCGCGGCCGGAGGGGAGCCGGCGGGCGCTGAACGTCGCCGTCATCCTCAGCGGAGCCTCCtacggccccgccgggccccgcctgccccccgccgcctTCCGCAACTTCTCCTTGGAGGTCAACCCGGTGGGGGTGGTGTTGAACGATACCAACCCCCGCAGCCTGATCGTCCGCCTCTGCGACGTCCTCTCCTCCCTCCGCATCCACGGCGTCGTCTTCGAGGACGACACCCGCTCCGAGGCCGTGGCTCAGATCCTCGACTTCATCTCCGCCCAGACCTCCGTGCCCATCATCGGCATCAACGGCGGCTCCGCCATCGTCCTCACGCCCAAG GAGAAGGGCTCCACCTTCCTCCAGCTGGGCTCCTCCACcgagcagcagctgcaggtgaTCTTCGAGGTGCTGGAGGAGTACGACTGGACGGCCTTCGCCGTCGTCACCACCCTCTTCCCCGGCTACGAAGACTTCGTGGATTACGTGGAGGTCTTGACCGACAGCAGCTTCATCGGCTGGGAACACCGCGGCGTCCTCACCCTCAACCTGACCGACGACCCCGAGGGCACGCGGTTGCGCCGGCAGTTGCGCGAGGTCAGCGCCCAAATCCGTCTCCTCTACTGCTCGCGGGAAGAGGCCGAAGCCATTTTCCGAGCGGCGCGAGAAGCCGGTTTAGCCGGTCCCGGTTACATCTGGTTCGTGGTGGGCACCAACCTGGGAGGAAGCGACCAATTGCCGGAACATCTCCCCGCCGGTTTGTTCGCGGTGTTGTCGGCCGGTTGGCGGGACGACCTGCAGCACCGGGTGCACAACGGCGTGGCCATCGTGGCCAAGGGCGCCGAGGCGCTGTTGCGCGACTACGGCTTCATCCCCGAGTTCAACAACGACTGCCGGGCCCCCAACGTCACCCAGATCAACGACAACCTCCACCG GTACTTCATGAACATCACTTGGGGACAGAAGGATTTCTCCTTTAACGAGGACGGTTACCTCGTCAACCCCTCGCTGGTCGTTATCTCCCTCAACAAGGAGCGCagctgggaggtg GTGGGCAGCTGGGAACACCGCATCCTGCGGATGAAGTACCCGGTTTGGTCGCGGTACGGTAAATTCCTTCAACCGGTGGACGACGACCAACACCTGACGGTGGCCACGCTGGAGGAACGTCCCTTCGTCATCGTGGAGAACATCGACCCCGCCACCGGCACCTGCATCCGCGACTCCGTCCCCTGCCGCAAGCAGCTCAACCGCACCGCCGG ccccccggccgaGCCGGCGCTCTTCGAGAAGAAATGCTGCAAGGGTTTCTGCATCGACATCCTCAAGCGCTTGGCCCGCACCGTCGGCTTCACCTACGACCTCTACCTGGTCACCAACGGCAAGCACGGCAAGAAGATCGACGGCGTCTGGAACGGCATGGTGGGAGAG GTCTTTTACCGCCGAGCGGACATGGCCATCGGCTCGTTAACCATTAACGAAGAACGCTCCGAGATCATCGACTTCTCCGTCCCCTTCGTGGAGACGGGCATCAGCGTCATGGTGTCCCGCAGCAACGGCACCGTCTCCCCCTCCGCCTTCCTGG AGCCCTACAGCCCGGCCGTCTGGGTGATGATGTTCGTCATGTGCCTCACGGTGGTGGCCGTCACCGTCTTCATCTTCGAGTACTTCAGCCCCGTGGGCTACAACCGCAGCCTGGCCGCCGGCCAGC